The Vicia villosa cultivar HV-30 ecotype Madison, WI linkage group LG1, Vvil1.0, whole genome shotgun sequence genome includes a region encoding these proteins:
- the LOC131644327 gene encoding protein MAIN-LIKE 1-like, producing the protein MSFHLPHGEMMITLDNVVCLLHLPIRGTFLDHERINKDKALDMLVEKLGVAPQSALGEIDKTRGCHVRYSFLGQVFMNEIRRAQEDDGDPEQVTIHMRFAIRTYLLYLIGTQIFLDTSATYILFMYLRYFDDFETIHQWNWGLLA; encoded by the coding sequence ATGTCGTTTCATCTACCACATGGTGAGATGATGATCACACTCGACAACGTCGTGTGTCTGTTGCATCTTCCGATTAGAGGGACATTCTTGGATCATGAGAGGATTAATAAAGATAAGGCGTTGgatatgttggttgagaagttggGAGTTGCCCCTCAGAGTGCTCTGGGAGAGATTGATAAAACCCGTGGTTGCCACGTCAGGTATAGTTTTTTGGGTCAGGTGTTCATGAATGAGATAAGGCGTGCACAAGAGGATGATGGTGATCCCGAGCAAGTTACCATTCACATGAGGTTTGCTATAAGAACATACCTTTTGTATCTTATTGGCACACAGATATTTCTGGACACTAGTGCCACTTACATCCTTTTCATGTACCTGCggtattttgatgattttgagacgatccaccagtggaactgggggcttCTTGCCTAG